One window of Manihot esculenta cultivar AM560-2 chromosome 17, M.esculenta_v8, whole genome shotgun sequence genomic DNA carries:
- the LOC110604893 gene encoding uncharacterized protein LOC110604893, giving the protein MVMEIREGGNWMTPYIEYLEKGKLPEDKAEARKITARAANYQAVRGILYRRGKSSSWLRCVGPEEATRVLEEIHQGICGAHEGAGILANKIFRQGYYWPTVKKERNLLENATFGIPRVLISDNDKQFDCNACKEFTRNMGIWHKFSSVAHPQTNGQTEVTNRAILQGLKKRLDGANKNWANKLNSILWAFQTTLRTLTKETPFALAFGTEAVVPVELQVPTHRVQFNSEDTNGDKLRSNLDALEEVREEAQLRTATYQ; this is encoded by the exons ATGGTAATGGAAATCAGGGAAGGAGGGAACTGGATGACTCCTTACATAGAATATCTAGAAAAGGGAAAGCTCCCAGAAGATAAAGCCGAGGCAAGGAAAATTACAGcccgagctgccaattaccaagcagtaagAGGAATCCTATACAGGAGAGGGAAGTCCAGCTCATGGCTTCGATGTGTAGGCCCGGAGGAAGCAACCAGGGTCTTGGAAGAGATTCACCAAGGAATCTGTGGAGCTCACGAAGGAGCAGGAATCCTGGCGAACAaaattttcaggcaaggatactactggcccacagtTAAAAAGGAGAGGAATTTGTTAGAAAATGCGAC GTTTGGGATACCGAGGGTGCTCATATCAGATAATGACAAGCAATTCGACTGCAATGCCTGCAAGGAATTCACGAGAaatatgggcatatggcacaaattctcttCAGTGGCCCACCCTCAAACCAATGGCCAGACAGAGGTCACAAACCGGGCAATCCTCCAGGGGTTAAAGAAGCGACTGGACGGAGCGAACAAGAATTGGGCAAACAAGCTCAATAGCATTCTATGGGCATTCCAAACCACCCTTAGGACACTAACAAAGGAAACACCTTTCGCACTGGCGTTTGGAACTGAAGCTGTGGTACCCGTCGAGTTACAagtccccactcatcgagtccagtTTAATAGTGAAGACACCAATGGTGATAAATTGAGGAGCAACCTGGATGCCCTAGAGGAAGTCAGAGAAGAGGCCCAACTCCGCACCGCCACTTATCAATAG